A region of Sulfurimonas sp. DNA encodes the following proteins:
- the soxC gene encoding sulfite dehydrogenase, whose product MDKTPNSKELTSISRRDFFKRTASVSAVAAASILAPGTLLADDPNIMHHSKWGTTLGDECNYNPYGLPSKYEHNIVRRTSALMSSAGDMHAAISMTPLHEQKGIITPNGLHFTRTHNGVAHIDPNKFRLMIHGLVEKPIVLTLEQLKRYPSESKILFMECPSNGAAEWKGPQFNSLQFVRGMMSCSQWTGVRLKTILDELGLKPEAKWMLAEGSDGSEMSRTLPIEKVLDDVMIVYGQNGEALRAEQGYPVRLMAPGWEANLCVKWLKRLEFGDKPWYAKEETSKYTALTASGKAIQHFYALETNSVITSPCPEIPWTDLKKGDLVEIEGLAWSGHGTIRGVDISFDGGKNWVEASLKGLVLPKAWTKFSYMYRYEGRPLLLQSRSYDDSDNVQPTVNQEKKVVGVEGVYHRNAIHTWAVNAKGEVNNVQVRS is encoded by the coding sequence GTGGATAAAACACCTAATTCAAAAGAATTAACATCTATCAGCAGAAGAGATTTTTTCAAAAGAACTGCATCTGTTAGTGCAGTTGCTGCTGCTAGTATTCTAGCACCAGGTACACTGCTTGCCGATGATCCAAATATTATGCATCACTCAAAGTGGGGAACTACTTTAGGAGATGAGTGTAATTATAATCCTTATGGATTGCCATCAAAGTATGAGCACAACATAGTTAGAAGAACATCTGCTCTAATGTCATCAGCTGGTGATATGCATGCTGCTATTTCTATGACTCCATTGCATGAGCAAAAAGGTATTATCACTCCGAATGGTTTACACTTTACTCGTACTCACAACGGTGTAGCTCATATTGATCCAAATAAATTTAGATTAATGATTCACGGTCTTGTTGAGAAACCAATTGTTCTTACTTTAGAACAATTAAAGAGATATCCAAGTGAAAGTAAAATTCTATTTATGGAGTGTCCATCAAATGGTGCTGCAGAGTGGAAAGGTCCACAGTTTAATTCTTTACAGTTTGTAAGAGGTATGATGAGTTGTTCTCAGTGGACAGGTGTTCGCTTGAAAACAATTCTTGATGAACTTGGTCTTAAGCCTGAAGCAAAATGGATGCTTGCTGAGGGCAGTGATGGTTCAGAAATGAGTAGAACATTACCAATTGAGAAAGTTCTTGATGATGTTATGATAGTTTATGGACAAAATGGTGAGGCATTAAGAGCTGAACAAGGATATCCAGTTCGTTTAATGGCACCAGGTTGGGAAGCTAACTTATGTGTTAAGTGGTTAAAAAGATTAGAGTTTGGCGATAAACCATGGTATGCTAAAGAAGAAACTTCTAAATATACTGCACTTACTGCAAGTGGTAAAGCTATTCAACACTTCTACGCGCTTGAGACAAATTCAGTTATCACTTCACCATGTCCAGAGATTCCATGGACTGATCTTAAAAAAGGTGATTTAGTTGAGATTGAAGGTTTAGCATGGAGTGGACACGGTACTATTAGAGGAGTTGATATCAGCTTTGATGGTGGTAAAAATTGGGTAGAGGCTTCTCTTAAAGGTTTAGTATTACCAAAAGCTTGGACAAAATTCTCTTATATGTATAGATATGAGGGTAGACCGTTGTTATTACAAAGTCGTTCATATGATGATTCTGATAATGTTCAACCTACTGTTAATCAAGAGAAAAAAGTAGTTGGTGTTGAAGGTGTTTATCACAGAAATGCTATCCATACATGGGCTGTAAATGCTAAAGGAGAGGTAAACAATGTTCAAGTTAGATCGTAA
- a CDS encoding c-type cytochrome, with the protein MKKILLIVVLASISLMAADGAKLYKQRCALCHGDKALKSPLKGVPILAGRDVTELALTIRAYRDQDERIGTYTMHKSSQVMKDSTSSLSRDKIVAIAKYISELK; encoded by the coding sequence ATGAAAAAAATTCTTCTTATAGTAGTACTAGCAAGTATTAGTTTAATGGCCGCGGATGGTGCAAAACTTTATAAACAACGATGTGCATTGTGCCATGGCGATAAAGCTCTAAAAAGTCCTCTCAAGGGAGTACCAATATTAGCTGGTAGAGATGTAACTGAATTAGCATTGACAATAAGAGCATATAGAGATCAAGATGAAAGAATTGGAACCTATACTATGCATAAAAGTAGTCAGGTAATGAAAGATTCAACTTCTAGTCTTTCTAGAGATAAAATTGTTGCTATTGCTAAATATATTAGCGAATTAAAATAA